Proteins encoded together in one Roseibacterium elongatum DSM 19469 window:
- a CDS encoding DUF2484 family protein, which produces MPIAFILACLWALSACLAGMMPTRYHWPAAWALIATGIPLLGFVTLSMGPWWGLALMAAGISVLRWPLIRLAQTLRATFRPDEAQTPHGE; this is translated from the coding sequence ATGCCGATTGCTTTCATCCTCGCCTGCCTCTGGGCGCTGAGCGCCTGTCTCGCCGGCATGATGCCGACGCGGTATCACTGGCCCGCGGCCTGGGCCCTGATCGCCACGGGCATTCCCCTGCTGGGGTTCGTCACCCTGTCGATGGGGCCGTGGTGGGGTCTGGCCCTGATGGCGGCGGGCATTTCGGTGCTGCGCTGGCCCCTGATCCGCCTGGCGCAGACCCTGCGCGCAACCTTCCGCCCGGACGAGGCGCAAACGCCGCATGGCGAGTGA